TCCGCTTGCGATCGCGCTGCTTGCAAAACTCAGCCGGGTGTTTCTTCTCATCCCGCTTTGCTTTGTGCTGGTGTTTTGGATGAATCGAGGAAAAAGAAGCGACGATACTCCAGGCACGAAGACGCCATTTCCGTGGTTTTTGCTCGGATTTGTCGCGATGAGTTTGATCGGCAGTTACCTTATCGGTGATCTAATTGAAATCCCCGATCGTTGGCTGTCGGGGATTTCGGAACTCTCTCACTTTATCTTAACCGCAGCTATGGTCGGCCTCGGGTTGAATGTCAGCTTCGCGGCATTACGGAAAAAAGCGCTCCGTCCGCTGCTGGCAATGACACTCACTTCTGTTTTGCTGTCGATGATCACTTACTTGTCCTTATAAATGCGGTTTCTCCTTTCGAAACCAATCATCGATTTGCTGAACGATGCTTTGCATCGCACGCTCGTTCGAAAAGCTTGGCAAATGGACGAGCAGTGTCTGCGAGGGGGGATGCGCGTTTTCCCCGTGTTTTTGCAAAATCATGATGCTCTTGGCATAATGTTCTTTCTTGAACATCGTAAGCGGCAGCTGAAGAAGACCTTGAATGGCGGCCGTTTTCGAAATGAATGTTTTTAATGCTCCCGCCTGGTCGCTTTCAAAAAGGCCGTTTGGAATAAGGAAAATGGCGTATCCGCCATCCTTCAAGTGCCGCAAGCTTTGTTCGATCAACAAATGGTGGGCAAAAGAACGACCGCTTTTCGCTCGCACATCATAGCCGGCGGCAATGGCTTCATGCGGATAATACCCGATCGGAAGATCACAAACAATACAATCGACAGGATCGATCAACAAAGGCTGGATGCTGTCTTGATGAAAAAATTGCGTTGCGTGTTTTTGCAAGTTGCTGCTGACGTATGCCAATTTTAACAATAACTCGTCGGCATCCACAGCGTAACTTTGGTCAACCTTTGTTTGCGCGCTATTGAGCACAGCGGTCAATAAATTGCCGGAACCGACCGCTGGATCGAGGATAGTTACTGAGTCGCGTTCGGACGACAACTTGTTGAACAAATAGCCGATAAACAGAGAGACGGCATCCGGCGTCATTTCATGGTTCGGCTGCGTCGCTGCTTTCATCCCTTTTAACACTGCCAACTGGAACGCTTTGCGGATCTCTTCCGCTTTCAGTTGTTCGATGTCGATGTTCGAATAAAGGTCCTCAAGTTTTTTGACGACTTCCGAACGGACCGGTTGCAAGACTGCATGCTGAAACAAGTTTTCCCCTGTTTCCGCCAGTGCTTCCAAATAAGGAACGTCTTCGGTTTCTGACAACAAAACGCTCGAATCATCCAACACTTGAAAACATTTTTCTGTATTCGTCATGCTTTCCCTCCGTTTTTCAAGACTCCCATGCATTTGGCGAAACCGTTGCTGTCCGTCCGATCGCTTTTTGCGAGTTTGGCCGCTTTTTGCAGCGCAACAAACCATACGTGCGCATCCGCTTTCGCAACATCTTCAACACCGTATGCCTCGTAAAAACGACTTTTGCAACGCGCCGATTCAAAAGCATACTGAGCGACGTCCCAATAAGGGTCGCCGATCATCGAACGATCGAAATCAAACAGTAATAATCGCCCGTTTCGTTCGCCGATGTTCGCGAACCTAAAGTCGCCGTGAATGTAAGCCAAAGGGGTATACGGCGAGTCTTTCAATTGCGCAAGTTTTTCTTCAAGGCGTTCACCAACGGCAATCCAGTCACGTAACGATTCCACCGGTTTTCGAAAAGCGTGCGCCAAATAATCTTTCCATGTCGTGAAATGTTCGCCTGTGCCGGGGTCATAAACCGCTCCATACCTTCTCGTCGTATGGTGCAACTGCTTCATAAGGGCAGCGGCGGCAAGGTCTTTGTTCGCGCAATCAAAGGCTTCCTCAAGCGGTTGATAAGACATGTACAAACAGCGGCGGCGGACATCGATTTTGTAGACGACCGGCCGCATCGTACGGTCGATAGCTTTAACAGCTTCGATTTCTCTTTTGAAAGTTACCGGATCGAAAAACGTTTTTTTGACAATTTCCCCGTGTTTCGGATGCTTGACGAGATGCACCCGATGCGTTGAATCTTTTTCGGAAAGTTCTCTCACCACTTCATCCATCTTGATAACCTTCCTTTGTCCCGACTTCCTCTAGCATTTTAACATAGAAAAGAGAACAGCGGCTTAAGGGGCGCCTGAAGAGCAGCGCAAAAAAATCACCCGAGAAGCGTATCGGGTGAGAAATTATTGTACGGGCGTTTGATTTGTTTGGCTGGCTTGATTCGCTTGATTGGATGGTTGGCCTTGGTTCGCTTGCGGTTTCTTTCCTTTCAACATTTGTTGAATTTTCTCCGCCGCTTGCGGCGCCAAGTTCAGCATTTTTTCATAAAGATGCGTTGTGTTGTCGAGATGAATCAATTGAATGTCGTCTTTTTTCACAATCAAGAAAGCGATCGGCGTTATGGAAACACCGCCTCCGCTTCCACCGCCGAAAGGGAGTCCGCCCCCATCTTTCGAGCCGCTCATCTCACTTCCGCCCGCAGCGAACCCGAAGCCGACTTTGGAAACGGTCAAGATGATACTGCCGTCCGGCGTCTCCACGGGATCTCCGATTACGGTATTGACACTCGTCATTTCCTGCAAATTTTCAAGCGCGGTGTTCATCAACCCTTGAATCGGATGTTCCTGTTGCTGTTCCGGCATCGCCGTTGCCTCCTTTCAAGGACTTGAAAATGCGTCTCGCTGCGAGCATAGCATGCCCGATTCTGAAAGAAAACATGCAGGCGATCGTGGTCTCAAACCGTTGTTTCTGCCACAGCGGTTCAACGGAAAGTTCCGGTTCCGTCTTCCATTGAAAAAAACGATCCAATACGCCGAGTGCATTTCCCTTCAACGCCCATAGCGACCCAGCCGTCATACCGGTAACGGCTGCATCGGCGCATCCGATCCGGCTGTGCCAAGCAAAATCGACAAAAGTGACTTTACTCGCAAACCGGCGAACCGCAGCCACTGCATTTTCAAGTTTTCTTACCATTCTTTGCGTAAGCTTTAAACTCTCGTCAAGACCTGATTTTTCTTTTTTCGCCGATTCGTTCCCCTCTTTCGCCGGATAACCGTTTAAATCAACGGAATGATGCCGTGAATAAACCTTAATGCCCCATACGCGCATCGTGATCGTCATATCATTCGATTGATCTTGAAGGCAAAATTGAATTTCGACGTAAAGCCTTGAACACAGCAACGCGAACAGGCCGATGACGACTGCAATAAGCGCCGCATACGCAACCATTTCATTCCCTTCTTTCCATTTACAGTATCTCCGCCTGTGAAGGGAAATAAACAAAACCGCCTCGATAGCGAGACGGTTCATTCGTTGTCATACATGATGCTGTCGTCGACGACCGTTTTCATCACATTGGCGTTGGGGATCTCCTCGATGTCGACAGCAAACAAGTCTCGATCCAAAATGGTAAAATCGGCGGTATAGCCCGGGGCTATTTGGCCGCGTTCCAATTCTTTGCCGATCACGTATGCGCTCCCTTTCGTATACAAAGAAACTGCTTCGTACACGGATAGGGATTGTTCGGGGTAAAATCCTTTCCCCGGCTCTCCCGGCTGTTTCCTAGCCACGGCCGCATGGATGCCGAGCAACGGATCGGGAATCTCGATCGGCGCATCCGATCCTCCTGCGCAAGCAATGCCGGCTTCGAGAAGCGTTTTCCAGGCAAACGAGTGCTTCATTCGCGGCTCGCCGAGCCGTTCGATCACCCAAGGGAAATCAGACGGAACGAATTGTGGTTGAATATCGAGTACGACGGGCAGCGCCCGCAGTCGATTAATCAAATCGGGAGGTGTTACTTGCGTATGCACGAGCCTGTCCCTCATCCCCTCCGGAACCGGAAAGGCTTCAATGGCTTCCACCGCAAGCTCAAGAGCCCGGTCGCCGATCGTGTGAATGACAACAGGCATATCGCAAGCTCGCGCCTTCCTCACAAGCGACTTCAATTCGGGCAAATCATACATCGCCACGCCTGACGTGTCGGGAGCATCGTTATACGGGTCCCTGAGCAACGCCGTCCGCCCTCCGAAAGCTCCGTCGGCGAAAATTTTCATCGCGTCGAATTTGACGAAGGATGTCCCTTCTCCATACCGGCCGCCTTCCTCGTACATTTCTCCCACCACTTGATTGTGCACGAGCAAATGCGTACGAAATTTAATCCTTTTCCCGTCTATGACCTCACGGAAAGCATTCCACGTTCGCTTGAAACCGCCATGGTAATACAAATCCTCCGTATGCCCGCCGACTAGTCCCCGCCGTAACAAATCGTTCACCGCAATTCGTAAAGCATACCGCAATTCGGTATCGCTTTGTTTTGGAACTTGATTTTGCACGAGTTGTTGCGCATTATCGAGCAAATAGCCGGTCGGTTCTCCTTCGTTGTCGCGCACGATCACCCCTCCAGGCGGATCTGGCGTATGCGCGTCGATCCCCGCCGAGGCGAGCGCCTGTGAATTGGCAAGCAAAGCATGGCGGCATACCCTCGTCAAGATTAACGGCTTGTCGGGGGCGATGTCGTCAAGTTCTTTCTTATGAAAAATTTTCCGATCGGGAAAATGGTTCTCATTCCACCCTTCGCCGATTACCCATTCGCCGGCAGGCACCCCGTTTGCTTTTTCGCGTATCCTCCTGGCCATTTCTTCGGAAGAATATACGTCTGACAAATCCAGCCGCAACAACTTCTCTCCGTAACCGATCATATGCAAATGGCTGTCGACAAATCCCGGATACATCACATTTCCGTGCAAATCTATTTCCCGGGTAATTTTTTTGTCGACAGCCTCGCGAATCGCTCGTTCTGTGCCGATTCTTACAATTTTACCATTTTCCGTATAAATGGCTTCCGTCTTTTCGTTCTCTTTGCGCATCGTGTATATTTTTCCGCCGAACCATAATGTTCCCACAACATCTCTCTCCCGTTCTTTATGCTTCATGCACCAGTTTAACATGATCGTCCATAGCTGCGCACAAAAAAACACTGATCATGTCACACGAGCACGAAGCTCTTGGACCGATCCGTGTTTTAATTGTTTGCAAACGCGTCCATGAATTGTAAAACCGCCGGTCCTAACAAAACGATAAAGAGACTAGGAAAGATAAACAGCACGAGCGGAAAAAGCATTTTGATCGGCGCTTTCATCGCCTTTTCTTCGGCTCGTTGTTTTCGCTGCTCCCTTACTTCTTCGGATTGAATTCGCAGTACTTTCACTAGACCGATGCCTAATTTCTCTGCCTGTAAAATGTTGCTGATCAACACCCGCAGTTCGTTCAGCGTCAAACGCTCCCTTACCCCGCTCAAAGCATCCTTTCTCGTTTTCCCGAGTCGAATTTCCTCCAGGCAGCGGTGAAATTCCTCCGGCAGAACCCCGCTTTTGCGCGAAACCACCTTGCCAAGCGCCGAGTCAAACCCGAGTCCGGCTTCAAGGCTGACGGTCAGGAGATCAAGGATATCCGGAAGTTCTTTCAAGGCTTTTTCATTTCTCGATTTCGTCTTCATTCGCAAATAAAAACCGGGCAAAGCCGCAGCGACCGGAACTGAGAACGTGACGAACAGGATTGTGATCGACGAACGATTGCCGAGCAATTCCCCGTAAAAAAATGCGATCACCGGAAAAATTAAAAGCAGCGTAAGCTTGAACAAGCGGTACTCCACCGGTCCCATCCCAAGTGGACTTCCGGCTCGCAACAACTTGATTTCCAGTTTCGCTGCCTGTTCGCGTTTCATTTTCCGCTGGAAATTCCGTCTTATTTCACCCCAGAGTGGAGATCCGACTCTTTCCCACAACGATTGTCTCTCATTCTCGTCGCTGGGGACAGCCGCTCCGTCTTGATGAAAGACGGAGGAAATGCGCGATTGCACGAGTTTTCTTCTTTCTTCGCGAACCGTGGTCCAAAACATGCAAATCAGCAGGAATGTGCAAAAGAATGTGATGTAAAGCATGCACTACACCTCAATTTTCGTCAATTTCCTTATCATCAAGAATCCAACCGTGCAAGAAACGGCGCCGGCGGCAACCATAACGATGCCGATTGGATTAGTAAACAGTGCCCCAATGTATTGCGGCTGGATCAAATACAGAACGAAGCCTAAGATGACCGGCATTAAACCGATAATCAAACCGGACAACCGGCCTTGCGCCGTCAACGTCAAAATATTCCTTTGGATCCGGTTGCGGTCCCGAATCGTTTGAACGATTTTGTCTAGAACTTCTGCCAAATTGCCGCCGACTTGGCGTTGGATTAAGATCGCTTGAATCATTAGCTCCAAATCTTCACTCGGCATACGGTCTTTCAATTCCCCGAGCGCACTTTCCATTGAATTTCCATACTGAATTTCTTTCAATAACGTTTTTATCTCATCTTTCATCGGTGGATCCGCTTCTTCGATGACCGTCATGAGCGCTTGTGAAAAACTGAATCCGGCACGAAGCGACCCGATGATCGTCGTCAACATGTCGGGAAGCTGCTCATTAAAGGCTGTCAGCCGGTCCCGTTGTTTCTTTTTCAGCCACCATTTCGGCATCATCCAACCTGCGAATGCGCCAGTAATCAATAGAATCCAGTTTCCGGCCAATAAATAAAAAATTCCTCCTCCGAGCAGCACCGCCATCCAGCGAAACAACACATATTCTTCTGGTTTTAACGGAATCCCTGAACGAGACAGCATCTTTTCTAGTTTTGCATTGTGTCTTTTGTTGCCGATCTGTCCCTTCAACCGTTGTTTGAACAGTTGTATAGTAACGAGTTGACTAAACCGTTTGCGATCGAACCCTTTTTGATCTTGCAGTTCCAAATAATGCTGAATCCGTTTCGTCAAGCGTTTGTCGGAAGGGGCAAATAACCGGGATATCGCAAAAACCCACAAAAAGGATGTAAAAGAAACGAACAACAAAATCAACAGTTTCATTCAGACCAATCTCCTTCGGCAACAAAAACGCTTGTCGGGATTTTCATGCCTGATTGTTCCAACCGCTCGTAGAACAAAGGTCTTACCCCGGTCGGCATCATTTGCCCGATGATTTTGCCTTCGGCGTCAACGCCCTCCTGTTTAAAGACGAAAAGATCTTGCAGAACAATAACGTCCCCTTCCAACCCTTGCACTTCCGTAATTTTAGTAATTTTCCTCGTTCCGTCTTTTAAACGGGCCTGTTGAATAATCACATCAATGGCCCCGGCGATTTGTTCGCGAATCGCTTTGACAGGCAAATCAACACCCGCAAGTAAAACCATCGTTTCCAGACGAGCGACCATGTCGCGCGGACTGTTTGCATGTCCGGTCGTCAACGAACCGTCGTGACCGGTATTCATTGCTTGAAGCATGTCCAAAGCTTCTCCGCCGCGCACCTCGCCAATAACAATTCGGTCCGGACGCATGCGCAAGGAATTTCGTACGAGATCACGAATCGTTATGCTTCCTTTTCCTTCAATGTTCGGCGGCCGCGATTCCAATGACACGACGTGATCCTGACCGAGTTGAAGCTCGGCTGCATCCTCAATCGTGACGATGCGCTCATCGTTTGGAATGAAGGAGGACAATACATTCAGCGTGCTCGTCTTCCCTGAACCGGTTCCGCCGCTGACAAACAAGTTCAGACGCGATTTCACGCATGCTTCGATGAAAGTCGCCATTCCCCTCGTCATCGTTCCGAACCGAATCAAATCTTCGACTTGAAACGGATCTTTCGAAAATTTTCGGATCGTAACGGTCGGACCATTCAACGCCAGCGGCGGCACGATGGCATTGACACGTGATCCGTCGGGAAGGCGCGCATCGACCATCGGACTGCTTTCGTCGATTCTCCTTCCGAGCGGTGCAACAATTTTTTCAATAACATTTAACACGTGTTCGTTATCTCTGAAAAAAACGTTGGACAGTTCGATTCGTCCCTTTCGCTCGACGTAAACGCGGTTTGGACCGTTCACCATCACTTCAGATATTTCTGGATCCAACAAAAGTGGATTGATCGGTCCATATCCGGTCAAGTCGTTGATCAACTCTTCAACGACTTTCTTGTGGCTGACCACTCCGCGCAGCGACTCGTCTTCTTTAATCATTTCAATGGCGATGGCATCCAGTTTCGGAATGATCTGTTCGACTTCTTCCTCATTTAATTCGTCGAGCACTTTTTTATGCAAGCGATTCTTTAATTGTTGCTGCTTCTTTTGCAATTCGACGTTTACTTGAGGTTTCGGCCGCGGTTCACCATGCTTGCCTTCGCGCAAGCTGGAAATCAAGTCTTGCACTTGTGCACCCGGTTTTGGCACACTACCGTGATTCGGCTGCTCACTGCCGTTCCCCCGTTCCTCCCCCATCTTTTGCATGCGTTCCAAAAGACTCATCGTTTCTTCTCCTTCTTCGCATTTCGATTCGGCAACATTTTCGGAAATATCCGCTTGTTTTTTGACGGGACCGTCGTGATCACATGATTGGTAGTAAGCAGTTCCGCCATTTTGAAAACGGACTTGGCCACCTCAGTTTTTCCTTTGTTAACAACGAAAGGCACCCCGATATTCAACGACTGGGATACCGTTTTGAAATCATTCGGAAGATAAAATAGATCATTTTCGTCTTCCCCTAAAATAGCTGGTACGTCCGACGCCTTAATGACGCTTTCCATCGTCGATCGATTGACAACGACGCTCGTTTTCTCACGAAAACCTAACGTAGTTAACGTTTCCAACATCAATTTCGTGTTTTTCAATCCGGGCATGACCAAGTCCGTCGTCAACAGCACTTCGTCGGCTTGTTCAATGAGAAACAAATTGCTCTCCTGCAAACCGGAGGCAGTGTCGACGAGGACGTAATCATTTTTCTCACGCAGCCAACCGAGAACGGCCGTGATCACCTTCTCGGTGACAAGATCCGCATATTCGGGCTGATCCGGTGCGGTCAGCACTTTCACGCCGCTGTCGTGCTGGCTTAAATAGCTCGCGAAACTAACAAGTTCCATATGGTCAAAATTTTCGACGACATCTTTGATGGTAAACGGTGATTGAAGATCCAAAGCCAAGCCGACGTCGCCGAATTGGAAATCCCCGTCGAGAACGCCGACCTGCATGTTTTTTTTGCAAAGCGCCACCGCCAAATTGACGGTCAGAACGGTCTTTCCGATTCCTCCTTTTGCGCTGCATACGGCAATCATCTTTCCCCCTTGCCGTCTTTTAGCTGCCGCCATCGTTGTTCCCGCCCTCGTTCGGAAGCAGCCTGCTGTTCAAAATGAGTTGGAGTTTGCCTTGTTCCGCCGCACGAATGACTTTCAGCGCATCTTCCGGTTTCAGCTCGAGCGTTACCGCTTCATATTTTGTTCGACCATCTTTTGAATCCGGTTCGATCATCGTGCTCCCGACAGCCAAAACCCGTACATTGGAGACAAGGGTTTCAGTCTTTGTTTGTTTCTTTTGATTGACTTGCGTGGTAATGCTGACGACGACGTCAACTTTATCCTCCGGCTCAATTAAATTCGATACCGACCGAACGTAATCGACCCCGACCGAGACTGCGCGAAAACCGGGTGTGATTTTTCGGGAGACAAAGACGTTTTCATCCAGGTGACTGCGAACGTGGTTCGTTAACACTGGTTCGCCCGCCGCCATGTCGACAGTTGCGTAAAGTCCGGCAACCGCATCGAATTTCGGCGTCATAGACTCGAGTTCCCGGGTTTCAGGATATTGGACGATAGTCAGTTTCTCTTTCGTGATGCGTTCGTTCTTTTTGATCGCTTCTTTGGCGACGACAACATTGACCGTGTTCCCGTCGGAAGCTTGTCCAGTATCGAGGTGCTGCATATAACGATAAAATAAATAAGTTGTAAACCCGGCCATCACGATTGCCAGTACCAAAATCAACTTCGATTTCATGAGTTCAACACCTATTCCGTTAATCGAATCGCATAGGCACCGCGATTCGATCCTTGTGAATTGATATACCCCGTACCCGTTCTTCTAATGAAAATTCCGTGAATCGTCTTTCGTTGACTGTCCAATGGTTCCGTAATGTAAAAATAAGCAAAACCGGTGATTTTCACGGTTTTTAATTGATTTTGATCGACTTGGTAACGCTCATAGACCGGGATCAAAATCACCCGCGGACAGTCGCGGTCTTCATAATTGCCGTCCGGGCATGCGTCAATGAGCTCTTGCACCGCCTGTTTCGTTTTCCCGGCAATGTTTCCGGTTTCTGTTTCAACAATATCGCCGACTCGCAATTCCCCATCGAACCCATAGCGCAAATTGTCATAATACCGATCCGCCCCGCCGCCGCCCAATGACAACACGCCGAAATTCCCGGTATCCTCCAGCGTTTGATCGACTTTCAACTCATATACTTTGTTGTAGATCAAATCGACGGAATCGTCGATGCCGAGTGGTGCCGCTCCTGCGGCCCGTCCCATTGTGCCGATCTCTGCGGTCGCATTGGCCGACACTGTTCCCGTATCGATTCCGAATATGGACATGAAGGACAAAGGTACGGTCTTCTTCAATACGATGCTCACTTGGTCGTTCATGACGATATCCAAATGTTCCACATCATTTTCATTTCCGTGAGCAACCAAAATCCGTTCAACGACTTGTTGAACGTCGGATGGAGTGTCGGTCAGTTCCTGCGCCCCTGACAATACTGCGGCATCAGCCGCTTTTTGCAATGCAGCTCGTCTTTCGTACAGCATTCCCCCGTCCAGTGCCAAACCCGTGATCATTAACATTCCTACCAAAGCTAAGGAAAACAGAAGCAACGTACTTCCTTGTTGTTGTTGAAACAGCCGTTTAATGATTTTCATCTAGACCACCTCCCTATTCGACCCGGATTGTGGAATCGACCGAAATTACGAGGGGAGAAGGTATGATGGCAGAAATGAACGGCGTGATCAAATGAAAGGGATATCGCAAGGTCACCGTGACATAGTCGCCGGATTCGCGATCCGCTTCGGACGGCGAAATCGCAACGTTTAATGAGGAAGGATCTGAAAGCTCGACATCTTCCCTCGCAAAAGAAACGATTCGGTCGTCCCCTTCTCCCAAACCCGCCATTCGAACCGTATCTTGTGCGACCGACTGAAGGTTCAAATATGTGAACAACACTCTCCCCATATCAAAAATGCCGGAGAACAGCAAAAGCAGCAACGGCAAAATCAACGCCATTTCTACTAAAGACTGTCCTCGTTCGTTTCGGATCACTTCATCACCTCCCATTAAACATAAGACAAATGATCGTCCCTGCAGCAATTGCGATACCGTACGGATATGTAAGCGTAAGCGCATGTTTGTCGATGTTCAACGGCATCCTCAAACCGTGCAAATGCGAAAATAAAAACCACGTCATTGATTTTAACCGTTTCGCCGCGCCTTTCCTGAAGACGAGGATTCCAACAGCGACGGCTGCGCCGGCAAGTGCCATGTATATAGCGGAATGAAACACAAATACGGAGCCTTTTGCCGCTCCGACGAAAGCCAACAACTTAACATCACCCGCGCCCATCCCTCCAAACAAATACGGGACGATTAATATTCCGAATCCGACCAACAACCCGCCGAAAGCGGTTCCGAGCTCCGGAACCCCCCCGTTCATAAAATGTAGAAGAAAAGCCGCTAAAAACGCAGGATAAACGACGATGTTATAAATTTTTCGCGTTTTCAAATCCGTCACCGTACAAATAATCAAGACGATGATCAACATCGCGTCCAACATTACGGCAATGTTGCGCACAAATTCAACAATCATAATGAACCATCCCTCATGTTTCAAAAAAAGGGTCTTGCGCAAACGACAAGACCCCTTCCCTTTTCTTCTTATGTCGTCGTGCCTCCGTTAGCACCCGTGATGGCGGTAAGTACTTTCTCAAAAAGAATGACGATCTGTTCTCTCAAACTGACGAGAATCGTCACGACGCCAACCGCAATCACACCGAGGACAAGCCCGTATTCCGTCATCCCTTGTCCTTCTTCTTCCTTGAACAAATCAATGAATTTCTTTAACATGTGAATCGCTCCTTTTTTTAAATAAATTGGACCGTTTGACCGACTTTTGTTTCCGTTGCCGAGATCGTTCCCGGCGGAAGTTCCACTACGGCGAGAGTTTCCTTCGAACCTTTTGCCAGCTTGCCTGGCCGTAAATGTTCTGCAACCGCTCCAACGCGATTGTTCGAATCGAGATACAAAACATCAATGGAATAGTTCATAAAAAACGTGTGAATCGAACGGCATGGTTTAATGAGCAAGGCCTCTCCCGGCGGAAATTGCTTTGTAAACATGAGCCCTTTCAGTCTTTCAACAAACTTGCGAGCTTGGTTGACATTTTCCGCGATCGTTTCCCCATTATCGACGTTGAGCAGTTTCATCGCCTTCACCTCCTCGCATTTGATGACTTCGCAATTTATTTCCGAATCTTCCGACAAGAAAGAGATAAAAAAACCCCCCGCCAATTCCCGAAGGCGGGGGTGTATCACAGTCCCATCTTTCGGCAGCTGGCTGACATTGTGCGGTTGACCCCGCACTTTAGTCCCTGTAGCTTTGCGTCGCTGGCTTTCGCCAGTTTTGCCTTTATCGCGAATATTGTCGTATTTGCTGTGTCCTTACCATAATCGAGATGGAACATGTTTAAAACCCGACGAACAGCCTATTTTTTCCTGTCATTCTCACAAAAGAGGGACTAAAGTCGGATGCAGCCGGCTTTTTTGAATAGGCTGTTCGAATCATTTTGCGTGAAGAGCGAACAAAGCCCTCTCGAATACGTGATTCGAGAGGGCAACTGATCGTTTACGCATCCTTTTCCATTTGTCGAAGTTCAACGCGGCGAATTTTTCCGGAAGTTGTTTTTGGCAATTCGTTGACGAACGTGATTTGGCGGGGATATTTATACGGCGCCGTCATTTTTTTGACATGATCTTGCAGTTTCGCGACAATCTCGGGATCTTCGCTATCTTTGTTGTTCTTAAGTACCACGTAAGCTTTGACAATATGACCGCGTACTGGATCAGGACTTGCGACGACTGCACATTCTTTCACATCCGGATGCTTCACGAGCGCATCTTCCACTTCGAACGGTCCAATCGTATAGCCCGAACTAATAATGATGTCGTCACTCCTGCCTTCGAACCAGAAATAACCGTCCTTGTCTTTCTTTGCTTTGTCTCCGGTCAAATAATAATTCCCTCGAAATGCTCGGTTCGTCCGTTCGGGATCTTTATAATATTCTTTGAACAAGGCTGGGGTATCTTTATGTACCGCTATATCACCAACTTCACCGACATCCGCGGCATCCCCTTCCTCCGTAATGATCTCCACCCGGTTTCCCGGCGTCGGCTTTCCCATCGAACCCGGTTTGATTTTCATCCCTTCCCTGTTGCAAACGAGCAACGTATTTTCTGTTTGCCCGTAACCGTCCCGCACTTGGATACC
This region of Bacillales bacterium genomic DNA includes:
- a CDS encoding type II secretion system F family protein, coding for MLYITFFCTFLLICMFWTTVREERRKLVQSRISSVFHQDGAAVPSDENERQSLWERVGSPLWGEIRRNFQRKMKREQAAKLEIKLLRAGSPLGMGPVEYRLFKLTLLLIFPVIAFFYGELLGNRSSITILFVTFSVPVAAALPGFYLRMKTKSRNEKALKELPDILDLLTVSLEAGLGFDSALGKVVSRKSGVLPEEFHRCLEEIRLGKTRKDALSGVRERLTLNELRVLISNILQAEKLGIGLVKVLRIQSEEVREQRKQRAEEKAMKAPIKMLFPLVLFIFPSLFIVLLGPAVLQFMDAFANN
- a CDS encoding class I SAM-dependent methyltransferase; its protein translation is MTNTEKCFQVLDDSSVLLSETEDVPYLEALAETGENLFQHAVLQPVRSEVVKKLEDLYSNIDIEQLKAEEIRKAFQLAVLKGMKAATQPNHEMTPDAVSLFIGYLFNKLSSERDSVTILDPAVGSGNLLTAVLNSAQTKVDQSYAVDADELLLKLAYVSSNLQKHATQFFHQDSIQPLLIDPVDCIVCDLPIGYYPHEAIAAGYDVRAKSGRSFAHHLLIEQSLRHLKDGGYAIFLIPNGLFESDQAGALKTFISKTAAIQGLLQLPLTMFKKEHYAKSIMILQKHGENAHPPSQTLLVHLPSFSNERAMQSIVQQIDDWFRKEKPHL
- a CDS encoding type II secretion system F family protein, whose translation is MKLLILLFVSFTSFLWVFAISRLFAPSDKRLTKRIQHYLELQDQKGFDRKRFSQLVTIQLFKQRLKGQIGNKRHNAKLEKMLSRSGIPLKPEEYVLFRWMAVLLGGGIFYLLAGNWILLITGAFAGWMMPKWWLKKKQRDRLTAFNEQLPDMLTTIIGSLRAGFSFSQALMTVIEEADPPMKDEIKTLLKEIQYGNSMESALGELKDRMPSEDLELMIQAILIQRQVGGNLAEVLDKIVQTIRDRNRIQRNILTLTAQGRLSGLIIGLMPVILGFVLYLIQPQYIGALFTNPIGIVMVAAGAVSCTVGFLMIRKLTKIEV
- the ytfJ gene encoding GerW family sporulation protein, whose translation is MPEQQQEHPIQGLMNTALENLQEMTSVNTVIGDPVETPDGSIILTVSKVGFGFAAGGSEMSGSKDGGGLPFGGGSGGGVSITPIAFLIVKKDDIQLIHLDNTTHLYEKMLNLAPQAAEKIQQMLKGKKPQANQGQPSNQANQASQTNQTPVQ
- a CDS encoding DUF2953 domain-containing protein, whose protein sequence is MVAYAALIAVVIGLFALLCSRLYVEIQFCLQDQSNDMTITMRVWGIKVYSRHHSVDLNGYPAKEGNESAKKEKSGLDESLKLTQRMVRKLENAVAAVRRFASKVTFVDFAWHSRIGCADAAVTGMTAGSLWALKGNALGVLDRFFQWKTEPELSVEPLWQKQRFETTIACMFSFRIGHAMLAARRIFKSLKGGNGDAGTATGTSDSRVDEHRA
- a CDS encoding amidohydrolase; the protein is MGTLWFGGKIYTMRKENEKTEAIYTENGKIVRIGTERAIREAVDKKITREIDLHGNVMYPGFVDSHLHMIGYGEKLLRLDLSDVYSSEEMARRIREKANGVPAGEWVIGEGWNENHFPDRKIFHKKELDDIAPDKPLILTRVCRHALLANSQALASAGIDAHTPDPPGGVIVRDNEGEPTGYLLDNAQQLVQNQVPKQSDTELRYALRIAVNDLLRRGLVGGHTEDLYYHGGFKRTWNAFREVIDGKRIKFRTHLLVHNQVVGEMYEEGGRYGEGTSFVKFDAMKIFADGAFGGRTALLRDPYNDAPDTSGVAMYDLPELKSLVRKARACDMPVVIHTIGDRALELAVEAIEAFPVPEGMRDRLVHTQVTPPDLINRLRALPVVLDIQPQFVPSDFPWVIERLGEPRMKHSFAWKTLLEAGIACAGGSDAPIEIPDPLLGIHAAVARKQPGEPGKGFYPEQSLSVYEAVSLYTKGSAYVIGKELERGQIAPGYTADFTILDRDLFAVDIEEIPNANVMKTVVDDSIMYDNE
- a CDS encoding phosphotransferase, which translates into the protein MDEVVRELSEKDSTHRVHLVKHPKHGEIVKKTFFDPVTFKREIEAVKAIDRTMRPVVYKIDVRRRCLYMSYQPLEEAFDCANKDLAAAALMKQLHHTTRRYGAVYDPGTGEHFTTWKDYLAHAFRKPVESLRDWIAVGERLEEKLAQLKDSPYTPLAYIHGDFRFANIGERNGRLLLFDFDRSMIGDPYWDVAQYAFESARCKSRFYEAYGVEDVAKADAHVWFVALQKAAKLAKSDRTDSNGFAKCMGVLKNGGKA